CGAGCGCGCTGGGCGCCTTGCGTGGCCGGTCGTCACCGAGCGCCTTGCCGATGTCCACACCCTTGATGTTCCCGTCGAGGCTGCTGTACGCCCACCAGCCCCCGCCGGCGGCCGCGAGCAGTAGCACCGCACAGCCGCCGCCGACCCACCGCCACACCCGCCGCCGACGCGGCGCACCCCCGGCGCCGCTCTCGGCACCCTCCGCGTCCGTACCCGCGCCGCCCGTATCCGCGCCGACTGCGTTCGCGCCGTTCGCGTCGTCCGCCCCGGCGACCGGCTCGCTCCTGCCCGCCATCTATGCCCCCCTTTGACACTGATCGCTGAACTATAGGCGCGCCCACCCACCCTGCGGGAGGCCTGTGGACAACGCCCTGTGGACAACGTCCTGTGGGCAATGAGGAACGGGCCCGTACGCCGAAGGGGCGCCGCACCGGTACCCGGTGCGGCGCCCCTCACGGTCGCGCGACGGTCAGTGCACGCCGCCCATCAGCGGCTGGACCCGCTTGCGGAACATGAAGATCGCGACACCGCCGAGCACGGCGATGGCGCCCTGGCTGGCGAACCACCACTCCGTGTCGGTCGGCGCGCCCACCAGCTGGAGCAGCGAGATCACGGACGAACCGGCGGTCACGGCGAGGAACCAGACGCCCATCATCTGCGACGCGTACTTGGCCGGGGCCAGCTTCGTCGTCAGGGACAGGCCGACGGGGGAGAGGGTGAGCTCACCGACGGTCTGGATCAGGTACACCGACGCCAGCCACAGCGGGGTGACCTTCACGCCGCCCGCCGACGCGGTCTGCGCCAGCATCATCACGAAGAAGGAGCTGCCGATCAGCACCAGGCCCGTGGCGAACTTGCTCAGCGTGCTCGGCTCCTTGCCGCGGCGCGACAGCGCCACCCACAGCCAGGCGAAGACCGGCGCGAGCGCCATCACGTACAGCGGGTTCAGCGACTGGAACCAGCTCGACGGGAAGTCGAGGCCGAACAGCGTGTTCGCGGTGTTGTCCTTGGCGAACAGGGTCAGCGTGGAACCGGTCTGGTCGTAGATCGCCCAGAACGCGGCGGCGGCCACGAAGAACCAGGCGTACGCCGACATCCGGGACCGCTCGACCGGCTCAAGCTCGCTGTCGCGGCGCACCTTCACCAGGTAGTACGTCGGCAGGGCCAGGCCCAGGATGGTCAGCGGCCACAGCACCCAGTCGATGGTGAACTGGCCGCTCAGGCCGACCAGACCGTACGCGGCGGCGGCCACGGCCAGCCAGATCAGGCCGCGCTTGAGGACACCGGCGCGCTCGGCGGGCGTCAGCGGGGCGGGCACCTGGTTGGACTCGGGGGCCAGGCTGCGGAAGCCGAAGAAGTAGAAGAGCAGACCCAGGCCCATGCCGACACCGGCCATCGCGAAGCCGAGGTGCCAGTTGATCGTCTGGCCGACGAGGCCGATGCTCAGCGGGGCGGCGAAGGCACCGAGGTTGATGCCCATGTAGAAGATCGTGAAGCCACCGTCACGGCGCGGGTCGTTCTTGTCCCGGTACAGGTGGCCGACCATCGTGGAGATGTTGGCCTTCAGCAGGCCGGAGCCCGCCGCGATGAACGCCAGGCCGAGGAAGAACGACGCCTCCATCGGCAGTGCCAGCAGGAAGTGGCCGACCATGATGATCGTGCCGGAGATGGCCACCGTCTTGCGGGCGCCCCAGACACGGTCGCCGAACCAGCCGCCCGGCAGGGCGAGCAGGTACACCATCGCGTTGTACACCGAGTAGATGGCGATGGCCGTGGCGTCCTCGAAACCGAGACCGCCGTCGGCCGCCTGGGCCGACAGGTACAGCACGAGCAGGGCGCGCATGCCGTAGTAGCTGTAGCGCTCCCACATCTCGGTCATGAAGAGGTAGGCCAAGCCGCGGGGGTGGCCGAGGAAGGTCTTCTCGTAATCCGGGATACCGGTCGAGTCCTTCGTCAGGCTGGACGCCATGGTCGATCCTTGTTCGTTCGGGACGCGTTCGCTTCGTGGGCGACCCGCGCCCGCTCCGGGCGGCCGGCACCGGCACGGCGGGGGCCGTACCGGGATCCACGCCCCGTCGCGCGCGACGGGACGTCGCACCGCGGAGCCCGGCCCACAGGTCATTCCTTCGCCGAGCAGAAAAGAGACCTTTGACGCGTTCAACGAGCGAAGCCGTCAAAGGTCCCCGATTACCACTTCGAGCGTCTCGCCACCATACGCCACGACAGTGCGGCATATGGAAGGACTTGAGAGATGGATCACAGGGGCTGGTGGAACCGCGACCCCACATTCAAAGGTCATTGTCAGGATTACACCCTGGACTCCAGGCGGGACCGATCTTGACCTGATCCCCCCACGACCCTCACGACCCCCACCTCCTGCGGACTACCATCACTGCATGACGCGTGTACTGCTCGCCGAGGACGACGCATCCATCTCGGAGCCCCTCGCCCGCGCCCTGCGGCGGGAGGGGTACGAGGTCGAGGTGCGGCAGGACGGACCCAGCGCGCTCGACACGGGACTGCAGGGCGGCGTCGACCTCGTCGTCCTGGACCTGGGCCTGCCCGGCATGGACGGCCTGGAGGTCGCCCGGCGGCTGCGCTCCGAGGGGCACACGGTGCCGATCCTCGTGCTGACCGCCCGCGCCGACGAGGTGGACACGGTCGTCGGGCTCGACGCGGGCGCCGACGACTACGTCACCAAGCCGTTCCGCCTCGCCGAGCTGCTCGCGCGCGTACGGGCCCTGCTGCGGCGCGGCGCCGCCGAGCCCGCCCCGCAGCCCGCGACGCACGGCGTCCGCATCGACGTCGAGTCGCACCGCGCCTGGATGGGCGACGAGGAGCTCCAGCTCACCGCCAAGGAGTTCGACCTGCTGCGCGTCCTCGTCCGTGACGCGGGCCGGGTCGTCACACGCGACCAGCTGATGCGCGAGGTCTGGGACACGACGTGGTGGTCGTCCACCAAGACCCTCGACATGCACATCTCCTGGCTCCGCAAGAAGCTCGGCGACGACGCGGCGAACCCCCGCTACATCGCCACCGTGCGCGGGGTCGGCTTCCGCTTCGAGAAGAGCTGAGGCGACTCCTCCGTGCGCCGCCGCCTCATCAGCTCCACGCTCGCCGTGGTGCTGGTCGTCATCGCCGTCTTCGGGGTCTCCCTCGTCATCGTGGAGACCCGGACGATCACCAGCAGCGCCCAGGAGAGCGTCGACTCGGAGGCGCTGCGGCTCGCCAGCATCGTGGACAGCCGCCTCATCAGCGGCGAGCGCGTCGACCCGGACATCCTGTCCGACCACAGCGGCGCCGAGCGGTACGCCCGCATCGACATCCCCGGCGGCCCCCGCATCGAGGTGGGCGACCGTCCCGAAGGCGGCGTCATCCGGGGCACGGCGGTGGGGGAGCACGGCGAGAAGGTCACCGTCGAGGAGTCCCGCTCCTCCATCACCCGCGAGGTCGGCCGTACGCTGCTGATCATCGGCGCGGTCGCGCTGCTGGCCGTCGTGGCCGCCGTCCTCCTCGCCGTACGGCAGGCCAACCGGCTCGCGTCGCCGCTCACCGACCTCGCCGGGACAGCCGAGCGGCTCGGCTCCGGCGACCCCAGGCCCCGGCACCGCCGCTACGGGGTGCCCGAGCTGGACCGGGTCGCGGACGTGCTGGACGCGTCCGCCGAGCGCATCGCCCGGATGCTCACCGCCGAGCGCCGCCTCGCCGCCGACGCCTCCCACCAGCTGCGCACCCCGCTGACCGCGCTGTCGATGCGGCTGGAGGAGATCGCCGTCACCGACGACCTGGACACGGCCCGCGAGGAGGCGACGATCGCGCTCGCCCAGGTCGAGCGGCTCACGGACGTCGTGCAGCGGCTGCTCACCAACTCCCGGGACCCCCGCACGGGCTCCGCCGTCGCCTTCGACCTGGACGAGGTCGTCAAGCAGCAGATCGAGGAGTGGCGCCCGGCGTACCGCAGCGCGGGCCGGGCGATCGTACGGTCGGGTAAGACCGGTCTGCGGGCCGTCGGCACGCCGGGCGCGGTCGCGCAGGTGCTGGCCGCGCTGATCGAGAACTCGCTGATGCACGGCGGCGGTACGGTCGCGCTGCGCACCCGTGTCACCGGCAACCAGGTGGTGGTCGAGGTCACCGACGAGGGGCCGGGCGTCCCGGCGGACCTGGGCGCGCGGATCTTCGAGCGGACCATCAGCGGCCGCAACTCCACGGGCATCGGCCTGGCCGTGGCCCGGGACCTCGCGGAGGCGGACGGCGGCCGTCTGGAGCTGGTGCAGCTGAAGCCCGCCGTGTTCGCGCTGTTCCTCAGCCGCGAGACCGTACGCAGGGACGAGACGCCGTCCCCCCGCCCGATCCGCTGACCCCGGGCCCCGGCCCGGTCCTGCGCCCCCCGACCGAGCCGACAGAGCCCGGCAGCAGAAGCCGGCAGACGACGACCGTCAGCGGCGGCCCATCCGGTACCGCGGCCTCAGCGGCGCCCCCCCCGGCACGCCTCAGCGGCGGCCGGCCGGGGCCGGGGTGTCCTGCGGCTTGCGCTGTCCCAGGATCGCTGCGGACGCGGCCGACGCGCCGTCGTCGCCCTCCGCGTCCGTCCCCTTCTCCTCACCGGTCTCCGGCAGTGCCCGGAACACCCACGTGCGGTACGACCAGAACCGGAACAGCGTGCCGACGCCGATTCCGAAGAACTTGAAGAAGTTGTTCTGCAGCGGGCTGTCCCACCCGAAGCCGTACGTCGCCGCGTACAGGATTCCGTTCTCGATCACCATTCCCGCGGCGCTGAACGCGAAGAACAGCGTCGCTTCGCGCGTCCGCCGTGTCTTGTCCCGGTCCCGGTAGGTGAAATAGCGGAAACCGACGTAGTTGCAGGCGATGGCGATGACCGTGGCCAGCAGGCTGGCGCGGACGACCGGCAGGTCCGTGGTCTGGCGCAGCAGGTTGAACGCGCCCATGTTGACGAGCACGCCGATTCCGCCGACGAGTCCGAATTTCGCTATCTCCCGGACGAGCCGTTCCAGCCGCACCCTCAGGGCGCTCTGTTCCGTCATAATGATCGTTTCAGTCCCGTCCGCCGGCCATGTGCGTCAACCCCGTCATGCTAACCATCACCCGCTGGGGACGCGCGGGTACGCGAGGCCGCCGCGACACGAGCCCGGCGGCCACCGTCACGCCCCGCGACGGGCGGCGGATACGCTAGGAGGGTGACGTTCCCGGTAGTCGGCATGGTCGGCGGCGGTCAGCTCGCCCGTATGACCCACGAGGCGGGCATCCCCCTCGGCATCAGATTCAGGCTTCTCAGTGACACGCCGCAGGATTCCGCGGCCCAGGTCGTGAGCGATGTCGTCATCGGCGACTATCGCGACCTGGACACGCTGCGTGACTTCGCGCGCGGCTGCGACGTGATCACCTTCGACCACGAGCACGTGCCCACCGAGCACCTCAGGGCCCTGGAGGCGGAGGGCATCCCCGTCCGCCCGGGCCCGGACGCGCTGGTGCACGCCCAGGACAAGGGCGTGATGCGCGCGAAGCTCGACGCGATCGGCGCGCCCTGCCCCCGCCACCGCATCGTGGCGGACCCGGCCGACGCGGCGGCGTTCGCCGCGGAGGGCGACGGCTTCCCGATCATCCTCAAGACGGTGCGCGGCGGCTACGACGGCAAGGGCGTGTGGTTCGTCCGTTCCGAGGAGGACGCCCGCGACCCGTTCCTCGCCGGGGTGCCGGTCCTCGCCGAGGAGAAGGTGGACTTCGTACGGGAGCTCGCGGCGAACGTCGTCCGCTCCCCGCACGGCCAGGCCGTCGCCTACCCGGTGGTCGAGTCCCGCCAGGTGGACGGCGTGTGCGACACGGTCATCGCCCCCGCTCCGGACCTGCCCGAGGAGCGCGCCCTGGAGGCCCAGCGCCTGGCGCTGCGCATCGCGGACGAGCTGGGCGTCGTCGGCCACCTCGCGGTGGAGCTGTTCGAGACCCGCGACGGCGGCGTCCTCGTCAACGAGCTGGCGATGCGCCCGCACAACTCCGGCCACTGGACCCAGGACGGCGCGGTCACCTCGCAGTTCGCCAACCACGTGCGGGCCGTCCTCGACCTGCCGCTCGGCGACCCGCGCCCCCGCGCCCGCTGGACGGTCATGGCGAACGTGCTCGGCGGCGACTACCCGGACATGTACCAGGGGTACCTGCACTGCATGGCCCGCGACCCGCAGCTCAAGATCCACATGTACGGCAAGGACGTGAAGCCCGGCCGCAAGGTCGGCCACGTCAACACCTACGGCGACGACCTGGACGACGTGCTGGAGCGCGCCCGCCACGCCGCCGACTACCTGCGAGGAACGATCGTTGAGTAACGCACCCGCGCCTGTCGTCGGCATCGTCATGGGCTCCGACTCCGACTGGCCCGTGATGGAGGCCGCCGCCCAGGCCCTCGACGAGTTCGAGATCCCGTACGAGGTGGACGTCGTCTCCGCGCACCGCATGCCGCGCGAGATGGTCGCGTACGGCGAGGGGGCCGCCGACCGCGGCCTCAAGGCGATCATCGCCGGGGCCGGGGGCGCCGCCCACCTGCCCGGCATGCTCGCCTCCGTCACGCCGCTGCCGGTCATCGGCGTGCCCGTGCCGCTGAAGTACCTCGACGGCATGGACTCGCTGCTCTCCATCG
This genomic window from Streptomyces thermolilacinus SPC6 contains:
- a CDS encoding peptide MFS transporter — its product is MASSLTKDSTGIPDYEKTFLGHPRGLAYLFMTEMWERYSYYGMRALLVLYLSAQAADGGLGFEDATAIAIYSVYNAMVYLLALPGGWFGDRVWGARKTVAISGTIIMVGHFLLALPMEASFFLGLAFIAAGSGLLKANISTMVGHLYRDKNDPRRDGGFTIFYMGINLGAFAAPLSIGLVGQTINWHLGFAMAGVGMGLGLLFYFFGFRSLAPESNQVPAPLTPAERAGVLKRGLIWLAVAAAAYGLVGLSGQFTIDWVLWPLTILGLALPTYYLVKVRRDSELEPVERSRMSAYAWFFVAAAAFWAIYDQTGSTLTLFAKDNTANTLFGLDFPSSWFQSLNPLYVMALAPVFAWLWVALSRRGKEPSTLSKFATGLVLIGSSFFVMMLAQTASAGGVKVTPLWLASVYLIQTVGELTLSPVGLSLTTKLAPAKYASQMMGVWFLAVTAGSSVISLLQLVGAPTDTEWWFASQGAIAVLGGVAIFMFRKRVQPLMGGVH
- a CDS encoding response regulator transcription factor; this translates as MTRVLLAEDDASISEPLARALRREGYEVEVRQDGPSALDTGLQGGVDLVVLDLGLPGMDGLEVARRLRSEGHTVPILVLTARADEVDTVVGLDAGADDYVTKPFRLAELLARVRALLRRGAAEPAPQPATHGVRIDVESHRAWMGDEELQLTAKEFDLLRVLVRDAGRVVTRDQLMREVWDTTWWSSTKTLDMHISWLRKKLGDDAANPRYIATVRGVGFRFEKS
- a CDS encoding ATP-binding protein — encoded protein: MRRRLISSTLAVVLVVIAVFGVSLVIVETRTITSSAQESVDSEALRLASIVDSRLISGERVDPDILSDHSGAERYARIDIPGGPRIEVGDRPEGGVIRGTAVGEHGEKVTVEESRSSITREVGRTLLIIGAVALLAVVAAVLLAVRQANRLASPLTDLAGTAERLGSGDPRPRHRRYGVPELDRVADVLDASAERIARMLTAERRLAADASHQLRTPLTALSMRLEEIAVTDDLDTAREEATIALAQVERLTDVVQRLLTNSRDPRTGSAVAFDLDEVVKQQIEEWRPAYRSAGRAIVRSGKTGLRAVGTPGAVAQVLAALIENSLMHGGGTVALRTRVTGNQVVVEVTDEGPGVPADLGARIFERTISGRNSTGIGLAVARDLAEADGGRLELVQLKPAVFALFLSRETVRRDETPSPRPIR
- a CDS encoding GtrA family protein; this translates as MTEQSALRVRLERLVREIAKFGLVGGIGVLVNMGAFNLLRQTTDLPVVRASLLATVIAIACNYVGFRYFTYRDRDKTRRTREATLFFAFSAAGMVIENGILYAATYGFGWDSPLQNNFFKFFGIGVGTLFRFWSYRTWVFRALPETGEEKGTDAEGDDGASAASAAILGQRKPQDTPAPAGRR
- a CDS encoding 5-(carboxyamino)imidazole ribonucleotide synthase, with the translated sequence MTFPVVGMVGGGQLARMTHEAGIPLGIRFRLLSDTPQDSAAQVVSDVVIGDYRDLDTLRDFARGCDVITFDHEHVPTEHLRALEAEGIPVRPGPDALVHAQDKGVMRAKLDAIGAPCPRHRIVADPADAAAFAAEGDGFPIILKTVRGGYDGKGVWFVRSEEDARDPFLAGVPVLAEEKVDFVRELAANVVRSPHGQAVAYPVVESRQVDGVCDTVIAPAPDLPEERALEAQRLALRIADELGVVGHLAVELFETRDGGVLVNELAMRPHNSGHWTQDGAVTSQFANHVRAVLDLPLGDPRPRARWTVMANVLGGDYPDMYQGYLHCMARDPQLKIHMYGKDVKPGRKVGHVNTYGDDLDDVLERARHAADYLRGTIVE
- the purE gene encoding 5-(carboxyamino)imidazole ribonucleotide mutase, yielding MGSDSDWPVMEAAAQALDEFEIPYEVDVVSAHRMPREMVAYGEGAADRGLKAIIAGAGGAAHLPGMLASVTPLPVIGVPVPLKYLDGMDSLLSIVQMPAGVPVATVSVAGARNAGLLAARMLAAHDADLLARMKEFQQDLNDQATEKGKRLRAKVEGAASFGFAK